The Anaerolineae bacterium genome has a segment encoding these proteins:
- a CDS encoding Na+/H+ antiporter, translating to MKKWLPFFRYLRFDRVTGWLAIVPFVLLLGACSTLQLSPDQNEELFLVEEVIIGMLLVAVLVGIIAHNLRIPYTIGLVLMGLTLAVGIQAKIQVAPNLILSVLVPPLIFEAAFHLNFDDLKENRAYILSLAIGGVLLTAGAAGAIVHWGSGMALSSALVFGAVVAATDPVSVVALFRRMGVPNRLRLLMEGESLFNDGIAVVIFHLVVNSLFSSAPAKTFGQMVWEFLKVSGGGLAIGAILGYLVSEIISRIDDYLIETTLTTILAYGAYLIGELLGVSGVLAVVMAGLINGNIGPRGMSPTTHIVVLNFWEYVAFLANTFVFLLIGLHINLALFLRYFPYLIWSLIAVLITRGLTVLILPRFRHPLPKRWLPVLYWGGLRGAICLALALSLPEQMGELRSQIQVMAFGVVLFTLLVQGTSMPFLIHRLGLTERSKWQEEYERRHARAIMSRNAYHHLERRYRQGLLSEHVWNTLSPILHERTASLTHSVQEILLAEPELEQEELETAWREMLRAERSTLNLLRRDGVITDEIFTQLTTEIDDALMNDHATWTPLFTQFGASKTIQRLLIAVLHASDVENVTHSLSNYGLFVTVLTSANRPFSRTESVLLIGFPQELEETVLKVLQRNCTHPPTYLTTPGDLIQSGRKTPPSSRSSAWACSFEVEYFESF from the coding sequence ATGAAAAAATGGCTTCCTTTCTTCAGGTATTTGAGATTCGATCGAGTTACTGGCTGGCTGGCGATAGTCCCCTTTGTTCTTCTGCTTGGCGCCTGTTCTACCCTGCAACTCTCCCCCGACCAGAACGAGGAGCTGTTTCTGGTCGAAGAAGTCATTATCGGGATGTTGCTGGTTGCCGTTTTGGTCGGAATCATTGCGCACAACCTGCGTATTCCCTATACGATTGGTCTCGTTTTGATGGGGTTAACCCTGGCAGTTGGCATTCAAGCCAAAATCCAGGTGGCGCCGAACCTTATCCTTTCTGTTTTAGTGCCGCCGCTGATTTTTGAAGCTGCCTTTCACCTCAATTTTGATGATCTAAAAGAAAATCGCGCTTACATCTTGAGCCTGGCAATTGGAGGCGTTCTGTTAACCGCTGGAGCGGCGGGAGCGATTGTCCATTGGGGTAGCGGGATGGCTCTCTCAAGTGCGTTGGTGTTTGGGGCGGTGGTTGCGGCAACGGATCCGGTTTCGGTAGTTGCCCTCTTCCGGCGTATGGGGGTACCCAACCGTTTGCGGCTCCTGATGGAAGGGGAAAGCCTGTTCAATGACGGCATAGCCGTTGTGATCTTTCACCTTGTTGTCAATTCGCTCTTTTCAAGCGCGCCGGCAAAGACCTTTGGGCAGATGGTATGGGAATTTCTAAAGGTTTCGGGGGGTGGCCTTGCGATTGGGGCAATCCTGGGCTATCTGGTCTCGGAGATCATTTCGCGCATTGATGACTATCTGATCGAAACAACGTTGACAACTATCCTGGCTTATGGTGCCTATTTGATTGGGGAGTTATTGGGGGTTAGTGGCGTGCTGGCGGTGGTCATGGCTGGCTTAATCAACGGGAACATTGGCCCGCGTGGCATGTCACCTACCACCCACATTGTGGTTTTGAACTTTTGGGAATATGTAGCCTTTTTGGCAAATACTTTCGTGTTTCTATTAATCGGTTTACACATTAATCTGGCTTTGTTCCTGCGCTATTTTCCCTATCTGATCTGGTCGTTGATAGCCGTGCTGATCACGCGAGGGTTGACGGTTTTGATCCTGCCGCGCTTCCGTCACCCGCTGCCAAAGCGCTGGTTGCCGGTTCTATACTGGGGCGGCCTGCGCGGCGCAATTTGCCTTGCCCTTGCCCTGAGTTTGCCGGAGCAGATGGGGGAGCTCCGCAGTCAAATTCAGGTAATGGCGTTTGGAGTGGTATTGTTTACCTTGCTGGTTCAAGGCACAAGCATGCCCTTCTTGATTCATCGCCTGGGCTTGACAGAACGCAGTAAATGGCAAGAAGAGTATGAACGGCGACATGCCCGAGCGATCATGTCCCGCAATGCGTATCATCACTTAGAGCGTCGCTATCGCCAGGGCTTGCTGAGTGAGCATGTATGGAATACGCTCTCTCCCATCCTGCACGAACGAACGGCATCCCTCACCCACTCTGTGCAGGAAATCCTGCTCGCTGAACCTGAACTGGAGCAAGAAGAATTAGAGACTGCGTGGCGGGAGATGCTGCGCGCTGAACGGAGCACGCTCAATCTCTTGCGCCGCGATGGCGTGATTACAGATGAAATTTTCACTCAATTGACTACCGAAATCGACGACGCCCTGATGAATGATCATGCGACCTGGACACCTCTGTTTACGCAGTTTGGCGCTTCAAAAACCATCCAACGCTTATTGATCGCCGTTCTACATGCCTCGGATGTCGAGAATGTTACTCATTCATTGAGCAACTATGGACTTTTTGTGACTGTATTGACTTCCGCAAATAGACCCTTTTCCCGTACCGAGTCTGTTCTGTTGATTGGTTTTCCTCAAGAACTCGAGGAAACTGTCTTGAAAGTGTTGCAACGCAATTGTACTCATCCTCCGACTTACCTGACTACCCCTGGTGACCTTATCCAATCTGGAAGAAAAACCCCTCCCTCCTCCAGGAGCAGTGCGTGGGCTTGCTCGTTTGAGGTTGAATATTTTGAGAGCTTTTAA
- a CDS encoding iron-sulfur cluster-binding protein — translation MMRLYADSSKCSGCRACLVACSLNLFQENNPKKAALVIEAHFPAPGAYKVRVCTQCGACAEVCPTGAIKINERGAYYVDMAECNLCEACVPECPESVMFVRTELADTSWKCDLCGDCVSVCGTGVLWIAETEAAVA, via the coding sequence ATGATGCGACTGTATGCAGATAGCTCAAAGTGTTCTGGCTGTCGGGCGTGTCTGGTGGCTTGTTCCTTGAACCTGTTCCAGGAGAACAATCCCAAAAAGGCCGCCCTGGTCATTGAGGCGCACTTTCCTGCCCCAGGCGCTTACAAGGTACGCGTCTGCACCCAGTGCGGAGCGTGCGCGGAAGTCTGCCCAACCGGCGCTATCAAGATCAACGAACGAGGAGCCTACTATGTGGACATGGCGGAGTGCAACCTATGCGAAGCCTGTGTCCCGGAATGCCCCGAATCGGTGATGTTCGTGCGCACCGAGCTGGCAGATACCTCGTGGAAGTGCGATCTGTGTGGCGATTGCGTCAGCGTCTGCGGCACCGGTGTGTTGTGGATTGCAGAAACTGAAGCAGCAGTAGCATAA
- a CDS encoding Tungsten-containing aldehyde:ferredoxin oxidoreductase — MNGYGGQILRVNLSNGQISKEPTPPELAREFVGGRGFGIYFLLKEVPPKADPLGPQNKLIISSGPFSGLMIPGAGKCDWTTKAPLTGGYASASMGGHFTAEMKYAGLDSIILEGISPKPVYLFIDDNKIELRDAAHLWGKGSMVVEKILKDQYGEEFQVAAIGPAGENCVSFSHINHDYGRQAGRGGVGAVMGAKKVKAIVVRGTKSIPVADPEAYRKAGLELFKACKEAEMLKEWTSYGTTIVVSWCDEVGALPTRNFSAGSFEDGKNLYGPVMRQKIVITDKGCFGCPSPCGKYSRVQRYDTYVEGPEYETIGMIGSNLGLKSIEDVAHANYLCDEWGIDTISAGGVIAWAMECYEKGIFTKADTDGLELKFGNAEGVFKLIEKIAKKEGIGALLADGVKRAAQKVGKGSEKWAIHVKGMEQSAYATHNATAMLLAYMTCDVGAHHNRAWAITYDLQVGRERVAPEKVARVIWLQHFRPMFDVLGGCRLQWVELGIDRNLYLPALEAITGIHRTWEDLELVGERIWNLARLYWMREIDGFDRSWDLPAPRFYEEPPTSGATKGQITRFEDVQKLLDVYYEQRGWSPQGHPTPQTLERLGLQSFVN; from the coding sequence ATGAACGGATATGGCGGTCAAATTTTACGTGTAAACCTTAGCAACGGTCAGATCAGCAAAGAACCAACCCCGCCAGAATTGGCACGCGAGTTCGTCGGCGGACGTGGTTTTGGCATTTATTTCCTCTTGAAGGAAGTTCCACCCAAAGCCGATCCTCTTGGACCCCAAAACAAACTGATCATCTCCAGCGGGCCCTTTTCGGGGCTTATGATCCCCGGCGCTGGAAAGTGTGACTGGACGACCAAAGCGCCGCTGACCGGCGGTTATGCTTCGGCTTCGATGGGTGGTCATTTTACCGCCGAGATGAAATATGCTGGATTGGACAGCATCATCCTGGAAGGTATCAGCCCCAAACCGGTCTATCTCTTCATTGATGATAACAAAATCGAACTACGCGATGCCGCTCACCTGTGGGGGAAGGGCAGCATGGTCGTCGAGAAAATCCTCAAAGACCAATATGGGGAGGAATTTCAAGTTGCAGCCATTGGTCCAGCTGGCGAGAATTGCGTCTCGTTTTCCCATATCAATCATGACTATGGGCGGCAGGCTGGACGAGGTGGCGTAGGCGCCGTAATGGGCGCTAAGAAAGTGAAAGCGATTGTCGTGCGCGGGACAAAATCTATCCCGGTTGCCGACCCTGAAGCCTATCGCAAGGCTGGCCTGGAGCTATTTAAAGCCTGCAAAGAAGCCGAAATGCTAAAGGAATGGACCAGTTACGGCACCACCATCGTGGTAAGCTGGTGCGACGAGGTGGGGGCTTTGCCAACCCGCAACTTTAGCGCCGGTTCTTTTGAAGATGGCAAGAATCTCTATGGTCCGGTCATGCGCCAGAAAATCGTCATCACCGACAAGGGCTGCTTTGGTTGTCCTTCACCCTGTGGTAAGTACAGCCGTGTTCAGCGCTATGATACCTATGTGGAAGGCCCGGAATATGAAACCATCGGCATGATCGGCTCCAACCTGGGCTTAAAGTCAATTGAAGATGTAGCTCACGCGAACTACCTGTGCGATGAGTGGGGGATTGACACCATTAGCGCCGGCGGGGTCATTGCGTGGGCAATGGAATGTTATGAAAAGGGCATTTTCACCAAAGCTGATACTGATGGACTGGAGCTAAAGTTTGGCAACGCGGAAGGAGTGTTCAAACTGATTGAGAAGATTGCCAAAAAAGAGGGCATTGGCGCCTTGCTGGCAGACGGAGTCAAGCGCGCCGCCCAAAAGGTCGGCAAAGGCAGTGAAAAGTGGGCAATCCATGTCAAAGGCATGGAGCAATCTGCTTACGCCACCCATAACGCCACGGCGATGTTGCTTGCCTACATGACATGTGATGTTGGCGCCCATCATAACCGCGCCTGGGCAATCACTTACGACTTGCAGGTTGGGCGCGAACGCGTTGCCCCAGAGAAAGTCGCCCGCGTAATCTGGTTGCAGCACTTCCGCCCGATGTTCGATGTCCTGGGCGGCTGCCGCTTACAATGGGTGGAATTGGGCATTGACCGCAACCTTTACCTGCCTGCCCTCGAAGCTATCACCGGCATTCACCGCACCTGGGAAGACCTTGAACTGGTAGGTGAGCGCATCTGGAATCTGGCGCGCCTCTATTGGATGCGTGAAATCGACGGCTTCGATCGCAGTTGGGACTTGCCTGCACCGCGCTTCTACGAAGAACCTCCAACCAGCGGTGCTACCAAAGGACAAATTACTCGCTTTGAAGACGTCCAAAAGCTCCTGGACGTGTATTATGAACAACGCGGCTGGTCACCGCAAGGACATCCCACACCTCAGACTTTAGAACGGTTGGGATTGCAAAGTTTTGTGAACTAA